A portion of the Vulpes vulpes isolate BD-2025 chromosome 5, VulVul3, whole genome shotgun sequence genome contains these proteins:
- the LOC112930552 gene encoding olfactory receptor 5M8 encodes MRRNFTSVTEFILLGLTSRLELQIILFLLFLAIYLVTLAGNLGMIVLIQVNAQLHKPMYFFLSHLSFVDLCFSSNVTPKMLEVFLSEKKTISYPACLVQCYFFIALVHVEIYILAVMAFDRYMAICNPLLYGSKMSKSVCTSLIMGPYVYGALTGLMETMWTYNLVFCGPNEINHFYCADPPLIKLACSDTYNKELSMFVVAGCNLSFSLLIILISYLYIFPAILKIRSTEGRHKAFSTCGSHLTAVTIFYATLFFMYLRRPSKESVEQGKMVAVFYTTVIPMLNPMIYSLRNKDVKEALTKELLGKKRFS; translated from the coding sequence ATGAGAAGAAACTTCACCTCAGTGACTGAATTCATTCTCCTCGGACTGACCAGTCGCCTGGAGTTGCAGATCATCCTCTTCCTGCTGTTTCTGGCCATTTACTTGGTCACCCTCGCAGGGAATCTTGGCATGATTGTACTCATCCAGGTCAATGCCCAGCTCCACAAGCCCATGTACTTTTTCCTGAGCCACTTATCCTTTGTGGATCTGTGCTTCTCTTCCAATGTGACTCCCAAGATGCTGGAGGTTTTCTTATCAGAGAAGAAAACCATTTCCTACCCTGCTTGTCTGGTGCAGTGTTACTTCTTTATCGCCTTGGTGCACGTGGAGATCTACATCCTGGCTGTGATGGCTTTTGATCGGTACATGGCCATCTGCAACCCTCTGCTTTATGGCAGCAAGATGTCCAAGAGTGTGTGCACATCCCTCATCATGGGGCCTTATGTGTACGGAGCACTCACTGGCCTCATGGAGACCATGTGGACCTACAACCTAGTCTTCTGTGGCCCCAATGAAATTAACCACTTCTACTGTGCTGACCCACCGCTGATTAAGCTGGCTTGTTCTGACACTTACAACAAAGAGCTGTCAATGTTTGTTGTGGCAGGATGtaacctttccttttctctgctcaTCATCCTGATTTCCTACCTTTATATTTTTCCTGCTATCCTGAAGATTCGTTCAACAGAAGGCAGGCACAAAGCTTTCTCTACCTGTGGTTCCCATCTGACAGCTGTCACCATATTCTATGCAACTCTTTTCTTCATGTATCTCAGACGCCCCTCAAAGGAATCTGTGGAACAGGGAAAAATGGTAGCTGTATTTTATACAACGGTAATCCCCATGCTGAACCCTATGATTTATAGCCTTAGGAATAAAGATGTGAAAGAAGCATTAACCAAAGAGttgttaggaaaaaaaaggttttcttaa
- the LOC112930622 gene encoding olfactory receptor 5M5, translating to MLTAKKMVRGNSTLVTEFVLLGLTDRPELQPILFVLFLLIYLITVCGNLGMLVLIRIDSRLHTPMYFFLASLSCLDLCYSTNVTPKMLVNFLSEKKTISYAACLVQCYFFIAMVITEYYMLAVMAYDRYMAICNPLLYSSKMSRGVCIRLIVGPYVYGFLSGLMETMWTYRLTFCGSNIINHFYCADPPLIQLSCSDTFIKETSMFVVAGFNLSNSLLIILISYIFILIAILKMHSAEGRHKAFSTCGSHLVAVTVFYGTLFCMYVRPPTDKSVEQSKIIAVFYTFVSPMLNPIIYSLRNKNVKQAFWKLIKRNVLLK from the coding sequence ATGCTGACAGCTAAGAAAATGGTCAGAGGAAATTCCACCCTGGTGACTGAATTTGTTCTCTTGGGATTAACAGATCGTCCAGAGCTTCAGCCCATCCTCTTTGTGCTGTTCCTGCTGATCTACTTGATCACTGTGTGCGGGAACCTTGGGATGTTGGTCTTGATTAGGATAGACTCACGCCTCCACACTCCTATGTACTTCTTTCTTGCCAGTTTGTCCTGCTTGGACTTGTGCTATTCCACTAATGTGACTCCCAAGATGTTGGTGAATTTCTTATCAGAGAAGAAAACCATTTCCTATGCTGCTTGTTTAGtccagtgttatttttttattgccatGGTGATTACGGAATATTACATGCTGGCTGTAATGGCTTATGATAGGTACATGGCCATCTGTAACCCTTTGCTTTACAGCAGCAAGATGTCCAGAGGAGTCTGTATTCGCCTGATTGTTGGTCCATATGTCTATGGGTTCCTTAGTGGCCTGATGGAAACCATGTGGACCTACCGCTTGACCTTCTGTGGCTCTAATATTATTAATCACTTCTATTGTGCTGACCCTCCCCTCATCCAGCTCTCCTGTTCTGACACTTTCATTAAGGAGACATCCATGTTTGTGGTAGCAGGATTTAACCTCTCCAACTCCCTCCTCATAATCCTCATCTCCTACATCTTTATTCTCATTGCCATCCTGAAGATGCATTCTGCTGAAGGGAGGCACAAAGCCTTTTCCACCTGTGGGTCCCATCTGGTGGCAGTGACTGTGTTTTATGGGACTCTGTTCTGCATGTATGTGAGACCTCCCACGGACAAGTCAGTGGAGCAGTCTAAAATTATTGCTGTTTTCTACACTTTTGTAAGCCCTATGTTGAATCCTATCATTTATAGTCTGAGAAACAAGAATGTGAAACAAGCTTTTTGGAAATTGATCAAAAGAAATGTACTTTTGAAGTAA